A section of the Pseudomonadota bacterium genome encodes:
- a CDS encoding tRNA (cytidine(34)-2'-O)-methyltransferase: MRLALFEPDIPQNTGTILRLASCLGIAIDIIGPCGFVWSDRLLRRAGMDYLDRVDCCHHSSWSEYEASQQGRILLLTTHGDNLYTDFRFSSDDTLLLGRESAGVPDTVHASADGRLRIPMRAGERALNVAVAASMVVGEALRQTQSFPND; the protein is encoded by the coding sequence ATGCGTCTTGCCCTTTTCGAACCAGATATTCCACAAAATACGGGCACAATTTTGCGTTTAGCATCGTGCCTTGGAATAGCGATTGACATTATAGGGCCGTGCGGATTTGTTTGGTCTGATCGTCTCTTACGCCGTGCTGGTATGGATTATTTAGATAGGGTTGATTGCTGTCATCACTCTTCCTGGAGTGAATACGAAGCATCACAACAAGGTCGAATCTTATTACTGACTACGCATGGTGATAATTTGTATACTGATTTTCGCTTTTCGTCAGACGATACACTCTTACTTGGCCGCGAAAGCGCTGGTGTGCCTGATACGGTACATGCCTCAGCTGACGGAAGATTGCGCATACCGATGAGAGCTGGGGAGCGTGCACTGAACGTAGCTGTGGCAGCCTCTATGGTTGTTGGGGAAGCTTTACGACAGACCCAATCCTTCCCAAATGATTAG
- a CDS encoding cytochrome b N-terminal domain-containing protein, with product MSEIEMEKKQFDNKLVQWVDHRLPVFSYMNAEYNEFPMPKNLNYFWNFGALATVVLVTMIVTGILLAMQYTPHTTLAFGSIERIMRDVNYGWLIRYIHANGASMFFIVVYIHIFRGLYYGSYKAPRELLWMLGVVILLLMMATAFMGYVLPWGQMSYWGAQVITDFFTAIPIIGNPLTEWLRGDFVIDNATLNRFFSLHYLLPFVIVGVVALHVIALHVHGSNNPDGIDIKEPQDTIPFNPYFTAKDSVGLGVFLIVFAFFVFFAPNYLGHPDNYIEANPLATPAHIVPEWYFLPFYAILRSITFDIFFLEAKLLGVIAMGAAVMILLIVPWLDTSKVRSARYRPLYRIFFWVLLVDCVILGIVGVKSPSDLVFPGISWFDYKTLGLIGTIYYFGHFLFLMPVLGFIETPKPLPTSISKPVIPPSSGGGSAPIGAAAAKKEKA from the coding sequence ATGAGTGAGATTGAAATGGAAAAGAAGCAGTTCGATAACAAATTAGTGCAGTGGGTTGACCATCGACTACCGGTATTTTCTTACATGAATGCTGAGTATAACGAATTTCCTATGCCCAAAAATCTCAATTACTTCTGGAATTTTGGCGCATTGGCCACAGTCGTTTTAGTTACAATGATTGTGACTGGCATTCTACTGGCAATGCAGTATACGCCACACACCACATTAGCATTTGGTAGCATAGAACGAATTATGCGTGACGTGAATTATGGCTGGCTTATTAGATATATCCACGCCAATGGCGCCTCAATGTTTTTTATAGTCGTCTATATCCATATTTTCAGGGGTCTCTATTATGGGTCATATAAGGCACCCCGGGAACTACTTTGGATGTTAGGTGTAGTAATACTTCTATTGATGATGGCAACTGCATTTATGGGCTACGTACTGCCATGGGGCCAGATGAGTTATTGGGGAGCTCAGGTTATCACAGATTTCTTCACAGCAATTCCCATCATAGGAAATCCATTAACTGAATGGTTACGAGGCGATTTTGTTATAGATAATGCTACACTCAATCGCTTTTTTTCCCTGCATTATTTGCTACCGTTTGTAATAGTGGGTGTAGTTGCCCTTCACGTTATTGCTTTGCATGTGCATGGATCAAACAACCCCGACGGAATAGATATTAAGGAACCACAGGACACTATACCTTTTAATCCCTACTTCACGGCAAAGGACTCGGTGGGGCTTGGGGTATTTTTAATAGTCTTCGCCTTCTTCGTTTTCTTTGCCCCTAATTATCTAGGGCATCCTGACAATTATATAGAAGCCAATCCACTTGCTACTCCAGCTCATATTGTACCGGAATGGTATTTCCTACCATTTTACGCAATTTTGCGTTCCATAACCTTTGACATTTTCTTTTTAGAAGCAAAATTACTTGGAGTCATAGCAATGGGGGCAGCGGTCATGATTTTATTAATAGTTCCGTGGCTTGATACTTCAAAAGTGCGTAGTGCTCGTTATCGTCCACTTTATCGTATTTTCTTTTGGGTCTTGCTGGTCGATTGCGTAATTCTTGGGATCGTAGGAGTGAAATCACCAAGCGACTTGGTGTTTCCTGGCATAAGCTGGTTCGATTACAAAACTCTCGGGCTTATAGGCACCATCTATTATTTTGGACATTTTTTGTTCCTTATGCCTGTTTTAGGGTTCATTGAAACGCCAAAACCGCTCCCCACATCAATTAGCAAACCTGTTATCCCCCCATCTAGCGGTGGTGGCTCTGCTCCTATTGGGGCAGCAGCAGCAAAAAAGGAGAAAGCCTAA
- a CDS encoding CoA pyrophosphatase, translating to MFTRSYITKKISSYEAGRWGSGVLRQKHLQRGDHDLNPLMELPKTSRPAAVLIPLIRHKRGMTVLLTQRASNLKDHAGQISFPGGRIETRDVSYEATALRETEEEISLSRDQVEVIGRLDTYMTRTGFEVIPVVAFVKPPIHVKADPQEVAAIFEVPLAFLMDRTNHKRASKNVCGTTRYFYAMEYHGYYIWGATAGMLVNLSELLSPI from the coding sequence TTGTTTACGAGATCCTACATCACCAAAAAGATATCTTCCTATGAAGCAGGTCGCTGGGGCTCTGGAGTGTTACGGCAAAAACACCTACAACGCGGAGATCACGACCTCAATCCACTTATGGAATTACCAAAAACTTCTCGGCCCGCTGCAGTTCTTATACCCTTGATAAGACATAAGCGGGGAATGACTGTTCTGCTAACACAAAGGGCCAGCAACTTAAAAGACCATGCAGGCCAAATAAGTTTCCCGGGCGGACGAATTGAAACTAGAGATGTAAGCTATGAAGCTACAGCTCTGCGAGAGACAGAAGAAGAAATTAGTCTAAGTCGAGATCAAGTCGAGGTCATTGGAAGACTTGACACCTACATGACACGAACAGGTTTTGAAGTAATACCCGTAGTTGCATTCGTAAAACCACCAATCCATGTCAAGGCTGACCCACAAGAAGTTGCTGCCATTTTCGAGGTACCTCTTGCTTTTCTCATGGACCGGACCAACCACAAGAGAGCAAGTAAAAATGTTTGCGGAACGACACGATATTTCTATGCGATGGAGTATCACGGATATTACATTTGGGGAGCAACTGCCGGTATGCTCGTAAACCTTTCAGAATTGTTGAGTCCGATATGA
- a CDS encoding rhodanese-like domain-containing protein produces the protein MICHGVKELVAKATSEIETIPIEGADLLMENREIILVDIRDVRELERDGTIPGSVHVPRGMLEFWVDPESPYHREVFASDKTFVFFCASAWRSALATKTVQDMGLKKVAQLEGGFGAWKKLKYPVEKRQRK, from the coding sequence ATGATTTGTCATGGAGTGAAAGAGTTGGTGGCCAAAGCGACCTCTGAAATAGAGACCATTCCCATTGAAGGTGCAGATTTGCTTATGGAGAATAGGGAAATCATTTTGGTTGATATCAGAGATGTGCGTGAACTCGAGCGTGATGGCACCATCCCCGGATCTGTGCATGTGCCCCGAGGAATGCTCGAATTTTGGGTTGATCCAGAAAGTCCCTACCACAGAGAAGTGTTCGCCAGCGACAAAACGTTTGTGTTTTTCTGTGCAAGTGCATGGAGATCGGCCCTTGCCACCAAAACTGTACAGGATATGGGTTTAAAAAAGGTAGCTCAATTAGAGGGAGGATTCGGAGCTTGGAAGAAATTAAAATACCCCGTCGAAAAACGGCAAAGAAAATGA
- the petA gene encoding ubiquinol-cytochrome c reductase iron-sulfur subunit translates to MADKESTHHGRRDFLQLTSIAVGTVGAASFGWPLVFSMDKSAEVKALSSTELDIASIQPGQAILVKWRKKPYFVRRRTKDEISAAEKVEVASLRDPEKDSARVNRDRPEWLVVGANCTHFGCIPTGAKATENRGEFGGFYCPCHGSHYDTSGRIRKGPAPKNLPVPPYKFVSDNILRIG, encoded by the coding sequence ATGGCGGATAAAGAGTCAACACATCACGGGCGTAGGGATTTCTTACAGCTCACCTCGATCGCGGTGGGTACCGTTGGCGCAGCGTCGTTCGGCTGGCCACTGGTGTTCAGTATGGACAAGTCTGCAGAAGTAAAAGCACTTTCCTCAACAGAATTGGATATTGCTTCAATACAACCAGGGCAGGCAATACTCGTAAAATGGAGAAAAAAGCCCTATTTTGTTCGCCGCCGAACGAAAGATGAAATTTCAGCGGCAGAAAAAGTTGAGGTCGCCTCGTTGAGGGATCCCGAAAAAGATAGTGCACGTGTTAACAGGGACAGGCCCGAATGGTTAGTAGTAGGTGCAAACTGCACCCACTTCGGTTGTATTCCGACTGGTGCTAAAGCTACGGAAAACCGAGGCGAATTCGGCGGTTTTTACTGTCCGTGCCATGGTTCTCATTACGACACTTCGGGACGTATACGGAAAGGTCCAGCACCGAAAAATTTGCCTGTACCGCCTTATAAATTTGTATCCGACAATATCCTTAGAATAGGATGA
- a CDS encoding DUF1285 domain-containing protein: MTNNKFTSTPIDNLLTEIKSDRSLEAALNWKFDPNKCESIDIKIARDGTWFHEGQPIKRKKMCQLFSKVLRRSDDGRFFLITPIEQFQIFVEDAPFTAVELSVKSTGDQQTLIFRTNLDQTIVAGQNHPIRIVQDPITGEPKPYIAVRDKLEALILRPQFYQLVEMAEEKKICGKTVLGVWSATKYFELGEV; the protein is encoded by the coding sequence ATGACTAATAATAAATTTACATCAACACCAATCGATAATCTGTTAACAGAAATAAAATCCGATAGGTCTCTTGAAGCCGCTCTAAATTGGAAATTTGATCCGAATAAATGCGAAAGCATTGACATCAAAATTGCCCGAGACGGCACATGGTTTCACGAAGGGCAGCCCATAAAACGTAAAAAAATGTGTCAGCTCTTCTCGAAAGTACTTAGGCGCAGCGATGATGGTAGGTTTTTTCTAATCACCCCTATAGAACAATTTCAAATTTTTGTCGAAGATGCGCCCTTTACTGCTGTTGAACTGAGCGTAAAGAGCACCGGAGATCAGCAAACACTAATTTTTCGCACAAATCTCGACCAAACCATAGTAGCAGGTCAAAATCACCCGATACGTATTGTTCAAGATCCTATTACCGGGGAACCTAAACCCTATATTGCCGTAAGAGACAAACTAGAGGCGCTCATTTTACGACCACAATTCTACCAACTTGTTGAAATGGCAGAGGAAAAAAAAATATGCGGCAAAACAGTGCTTGGTGTGTGGAGTGCAACTAAGTATTTTGAATTAGGTGAGGTTTAA
- a CDS encoding S-methyl-5'-thioadenosine phosphorylase yields the protein MIDNKIPCVAKAAPVIGIIGGTGIYALEGLQDTVWHDVDTPFGPPSDQLMSGTLNTAQIVFLPRHGRGHKIPPSELNFRANIDAMKQLGVTEILSVSAVGSLREGLSPGTFVIVDQFIDRTFARIKSFFGTGLVAHVSIADPVCPRLGDAIQDAGSGLDIEVVRGGTYLAMEGPQFSSRAESELYRNWGCDVIGMTNMPEAKLAREAELCYSSVAMVTDYDCWHQNHDNVTADMILKTLIGNAEKAKTLLSAVIPKLAERTRNCPAGCHTALDNALVTAPEARDPRLVSQLQTIAGRVL from the coding sequence ATGATTGACAACAAGATTCCGTGTGTTGCTAAGGCGGCTCCTGTTATAGGTATAATCGGAGGCACTGGAATATATGCATTGGAGGGATTACAAGATACCGTTTGGCACGATGTCGATACCCCCTTTGGGCCTCCGTCAGATCAACTGATGAGCGGTACCCTCAACACCGCGCAAATAGTATTCCTACCACGTCATGGCCGAGGCCATAAAATTCCTCCATCAGAACTCAACTTTAGAGCCAATATAGATGCGATGAAGCAGCTTGGTGTAACCGAAATACTATCCGTATCAGCAGTGGGATCGCTTCGAGAAGGTCTATCTCCAGGCACCTTCGTAATCGTTGATCAATTCATTGACCGTACTTTTGCGCGGATAAAGAGTTTTTTTGGAACAGGCTTGGTAGCCCATGTGTCAATTGCGGACCCGGTTTGCCCAAGGCTCGGTGATGCCATACAAGATGCCGGAAGTGGACTAGATATAGAGGTCGTTCGTGGCGGCACTTATCTGGCCATGGAGGGCCCACAGTTTTCTTCTCGTGCAGAGTCGGAGCTTTATCGAAATTGGGGGTGTGACGTAATCGGTATGACTAACATGCCAGAAGCAAAACTCGCGCGTGAAGCAGAACTTTGCTATAGCTCAGTTGCAATGGTAACTGACTATGATTGTTGGCATCAGAACCACGACAACGTCACAGCAGACATGATTTTGAAAACCCTTATTGGAAATGCTGAAAAAGCTAAGACACTATTAAGTGCGGTAATTCCGAAACTTGCGGAGCGGACAAGAAACTGCCCAGCTGGTTGTCACACTGCGCTCGACAACGCACTGGTTACCGCACCTGAAGCGCGTGATCCAAGATTAGTGTCTCAGCTTCAAACAATAGCCGGGCGGGTTCTGTGA
- a CDS encoding cytochrome c1 produces the protein MRRQMLKCMFAVGFLFVATTSMAAGPLKHEPQNWSWQGIFGTYDRAQLQRGLQVYKEVCSGCHALKYVAFRNLVDLGYSKEGIRAFAKTFDIKNPEPNEEGDAYTRPGRVTDYFPSPFPNEQAARASNNGAYPPNLSLMVEARPQGADYLYALLTGYKEPPAGMKISEGMNYNSAYPGHQIAMSAPLDDGAVEYTDGTKATVKQMATDVTAFLAWTAEPNLEERKSMGLKVMLFLFAFLAILIAMKRRTWADVH, from the coding sequence ATGCGTCGGCAAATGCTGAAATGCATGTTTGCTGTAGGTTTTTTATTTGTTGCTACGACTTCTATGGCAGCCGGGCCACTCAAACACGAGCCTCAGAACTGGTCTTGGCAAGGTATTTTTGGAACTTACGATAGAGCGCAACTCCAAAGAGGCCTGCAGGTTTATAAAGAGGTATGCTCTGGTTGTCATGCGCTTAAATATGTCGCATTCCGCAACCTTGTTGACCTCGGTTATTCTAAGGAGGGAATACGTGCTTTCGCCAAAACGTTCGATATCAAGAACCCTGAACCTAACGAAGAGGGTGATGCTTACACTCGCCCTGGACGTGTGACTGACTATTTCCCCTCACCCTTTCCTAATGAACAGGCTGCTCGGGCATCTAACAACGGCGCCTATCCCCCCAATTTATCGTTAATGGTTGAAGCTCGCCCCCAAGGAGCTGATTATCTATACGCTTTATTGACTGGTTACAAAGAACCGCCCGCAGGAATGAAAATAAGTGAAGGCATGAACTACAACTCTGCTTATCCGGGGCACCAGATTGCAATGTCAGCCCCGCTAGATGATGGAGCCGTCGAGTATACTGATGGAACCAAGGCAACGGTGAAACAAATGGCAACTGATGTTACTGCTTTCCTTGCGTGGACCGCAGAGCCTAATTTGGAGGAACGAAAAAGTATGGGCCTCAAGGTGATGTTGTTCCTATTCGCTTTTCTTGCGATCCTGATCGCTATGAAGCGGCGGACCTGGGCAGACGTTCATTAA
- the hemF gene encoding oxygen-dependent coproporphyrinogen oxidase codes for MKKNIDGIAKRKEHAINWFAGLRDQICNEFEALEDASRGPLSDRPAGRFERRRWKRAEGEPNEARSVGMTGGGEMSIMKGRVFEKVGVNISTVFGNLSPQYAKEIPGAETDHRFWASGISVVAHMQSPLVPAVHMNTRHIITTKSWFGGGADLTPMIANASDSDFFHSAFEKVCRQHEVADYERFKKWCDEYFYVQHRNEPRGIGGIFFDYLESGDWNADFAFTRDVGSVFLSTYSSLVRRNFDKGWTEAQRAQQLVKRGRYVEFNLLYDRGTRFGLMTGGNPEAVLMSLPPEVHWP; via the coding sequence ATGAAAAAAAACATTGATGGTATTGCAAAGCGCAAGGAACATGCGATCAATTGGTTTGCGGGTTTGCGTGACCAAATTTGTAATGAATTCGAAGCCCTCGAGGATGCGAGTCGGGGTCCACTTTCTGACCGTCCGGCAGGCAGGTTTGAGAGAAGAAGATGGAAACGAGCTGAAGGAGAGCCAAATGAGGCCCGTTCTGTCGGCATGACCGGTGGGGGAGAAATGTCGATTATGAAAGGAAGAGTGTTTGAAAAAGTGGGAGTAAACATATCGACAGTATTCGGTAATCTTTCACCGCAATATGCGAAAGAGATCCCAGGAGCTGAAACAGACCACCGTTTTTGGGCAAGTGGAATTTCGGTAGTCGCGCATATGCAATCTCCGCTTGTTCCAGCGGTCCATATGAATACGCGTCACATAATAACCACCAAATCTTGGTTTGGCGGTGGCGCAGACTTAACACCGATGATTGCAAACGCCTCAGATAGTGATTTTTTCCACTCTGCCTTTGAGAAAGTTTGTAGACAGCACGAAGTGGCCGATTATGAAAGATTTAAAAAATGGTGTGATGAATATTTTTACGTGCAGCATAGAAATGAACCACGAGGAATTGGGGGGATTTTTTTTGATTATCTGGAAAGTGGTGATTGGAATGCTGATTTTGCTTTTACTCGTGATGTAGGTAGTGTTTTCTTGAGTACTTACAGCAGCTTAGTCAGGCGCAATTTTGATAAGGGATGGACTGAAGCACAGCGGGCGCAGCAACTAGTGAAGCGGGGGCGATACGTAGAATTTAATTTACTTTATGATCGTGGAACTCGATTCGGCCTTATGACGGGTGGAAATCCGGAAGCAGTGCTGATGTCCTTGCCGCCAGAGGTACATTGGCCTTAA
- a CDS encoding CCA tRNA nucleotidyltransferase: protein MMPEQNLLQDWMKTTSVRTVMKALNADGAEARFIGGCVRDAILHRPINDIDIATEAKPEAVMELLCRSRIKAIPTGIRHGTITALVDSQPFEITTLRRDLDTDGRHANVIFTNDWQADAERRDFTINTLSLSPNGQIFDYVGGIQDILLGKVRFVGNAKTRIKEDVLRILRFYRFFADYGISPANAEARAACCEMAPLLRQLSGDRTRQEILKLLASRDPTPSVKIMQIDGILSYCLTKSANLDRLKRLITIEKNFSAKIDTCNTDVMLRLTALVDNNTSEITRITKRLNLPNSFRRRLEAATGPTPDEGKLEEALYKLGSRAVRDRLVLAWSLDEGAGLPFSVLSKINNWRNPTFPLTGQDGLAAGMNQGPELGHALSIIEDWWVDNNFLPDREHCLKKLRRLISYV, encoded by the coding sequence ATGATGCCAGAGCAAAATCTCCTCCAAGACTGGATGAAGACAACGAGTGTAAGAACAGTAATGAAAGCGCTAAATGCAGACGGCGCTGAAGCACGATTCATTGGAGGCTGCGTGCGCGATGCTATTTTACATCGTCCGATTAATGACATTGACATTGCCACCGAAGCAAAGCCAGAAGCAGTAATGGAGCTGCTCTGTCGATCAAGAATAAAAGCAATCCCGACGGGGATAAGGCACGGAACTATTACAGCTTTAGTGGATTCACAGCCCTTCGAAATCACCACGCTTCGGCGCGATCTGGATACCGACGGCCGGCACGCAAACGTTATATTTACCAACGACTGGCAGGCAGATGCGGAACGAAGAGATTTTACAATTAATACGCTTTCTCTCTCTCCTAACGGTCAGATTTTTGATTATGTGGGCGGTATACAAGACATATTGCTCGGTAAGGTTCGTTTTGTGGGAAATGCTAAGACAAGGATAAAAGAAGATGTACTAAGAATTCTTCGCTTCTACCGATTTTTTGCCGATTACGGTATTTCTCCTGCAAATGCAGAGGCGCGCGCTGCCTGTTGCGAGATGGCTCCCTTATTAAGGCAACTATCCGGTGATAGGACACGCCAAGAGATCTTAAAACTTTTAGCATCTCGAGACCCGACACCAAGTGTCAAGATAATGCAGATTGACGGTATCCTATCCTATTGCCTTACAAAATCTGCAAATTTAGACCGGCTCAAACGGCTAATTACCATAGAAAAAAATTTTTCTGCAAAAATAGATACCTGCAACACAGATGTAATGCTGCGACTCACCGCATTAGTTGATAACAACACCTCTGAAATCACTCGGATAACTAAACGTTTGAATTTACCTAATAGTTTTCGGAGGCGTTTAGAGGCGGCAACAGGGCCAACTCCAGATGAAGGCAAATTAGAGGAAGCGCTTTACAAATTAGGAAGCAGAGCCGTTCGAGATCGCTTGGTTCTGGCTTGGTCGCTTGATGAGGGAGCCGGTCTACCCTTCAGTGTTCTGAGTAAAATCAACAACTGGCGCAACCCTACTTTCCCACTAACCGGGCAAGATGGACTTGCCGCAGGCATGAACCAAGGCCCTGAACTGGGCCATGCCCTAAGTATTATCGAAGACTGGTGGGTTGATAATAATTTCCTTCCCGACCGTGAACACTGTCTTAAAAAATTACGCCGACTTATTTCTTATGTTTAA